One window of Triplophysa rosa linkage group LG10, Trosa_1v2, whole genome shotgun sequence genomic DNA carries:
- the LOC130560093 gene encoding uncharacterized protein LOC130560093 has translation MFFSLRDEDTPLGVDALAHLWPRVLLYAFPPLCLILPIQARVRGQNLSLILIAPRWPKAPWMAEISPLLYAQPWPLPLRTDLLVPGEQRNLPPPPGQGGSLGLARERANLNTFGLPARVITTIQNARAASTRSLYDCNWHMFEEWCDGRRLISYQCSVADILCFLQDLINKGRSFSTIKVYLAAIAVCHVGFDGTSVGQHPLLRRFMKSARRFLPTPAKTVPEWDLSMVLESLSRLPFEPLGDVSLKHLSFKTALLLALTSAK, from the coding sequence ATGTTTTTCTCGCTACGGGACGAGGACACACCCCTCGGCGTGGACGCGCTGGCCCACCTGTGGCCACGAGTGCTGCTCTATGCGTTCCCTCCTCTCTGCCTGATTCTGCCTATCCAGGCCAGGGTGAGGGGTCAGAACTTGTCTCTTATCCTGATAGCACCCAGGTGGCCCAAAGCACCATGGATGGCGGAGATTTCTCCTCTGTTGTATGCCCAGCCATGGCCCCTCCCATTACGCACGGACCTCCTTGTCCCAGGCGAACAGAGAAATTTACCACCACCACCCGGACAGGGTGGCTCTCTGGGCCTGGCCCGTGAGAGGGCGAACTTAAACACATTTGGGCTTCCTGCTCGTGTTATCACCACTATTCAGAATGCTAGAGCCGCTTCTACGCGGTCTCTGTATGACTGTAATTGGCACATGTTTGAGGAGTGGTGTGATGGGCGCAGGTTGATATCATATCAGTGCTCCGTTGCtgatattttgtgctttttgcaggACTTAATAAATAAAGGTAGATCCTTTTCCACTATTAAGGTCTATTTAGCTGCTATCGCTGTGTGCCATGTCGGGTTCGATGGCACATCTGTAGGGCAACACCCTCTCCTTCGCAGGTTTATGAAGAGCGCACGGCGCTTTCTTCCCACACCTGCTAAAACTGTGCCAGAGTGGGACCTCTCCATGGTGCTGGAGTCTCTGTCTCGTCTGCCCTTTGAACCTTTGGGAGACGTTTCGCTGAAACATCTATCTTTCAAAACAGCATTGCTTCTGGCTCTGACCTCTGCTAAATGA
- the jdp2a gene encoding jun dimerization protein 2, producing the protein MQRFPLFKIYSRPRPDVRKGLHPLKSGAVTGVCDMMPGQIPDPSVTAASLASLGPLAGISATTLTDQLKYADLCNLGAMLSPFHLLGKLKRPLPIKAERDEEEERRKRRREKNKVAAARCRNKKKERTEYLQKESERLEMMNSELKAQIEELKHERQQLILMLNRHRPTCIVRTDSVKTPEKESNPLLEQLEVK; encoded by the exons ATGCAACGCTTCCCGCTCTTCAAGATCTACTCGCGACCTCGGCCTGACGTCAGAAAGGGACTCCATCCGCTTAAGTCAG GTGCGGTGACGGGTGTTTGTGACATGATGCCCGGGCAGATTCCTGACCCCTCAGTGACCGCCGCCTCACTGGCCAGCCTGGGACCTCTAGCGGGCATCTCTGCCACCACATTAACTGACCAGCTGAAATATGCCGACCTCTGCAACCTCGGAGCCATGCTGTCCCCTTTTCATCTGCTTGGCAAACTGAAACGACCGCTGCCCATTAAAGCTGAG AGAGATGAAGAGGAAGAACGCAGGAAaagaagaagagagaaaaacaaagtgGCAGCAGCAAGATGtcgaaataaaaagaaagagagaacagAATATTTACAAAAG GAATCGGAGCGTCTGGAAATGATGAACTCAGAGCTGAAAGCACAGATTGAAGAGCTGAAACACGAACGGCAGCAGCTTATCCTCATGCTCAACCGTCATCGGCCCACCTGCATCGTGAGGACAGACAGCGTCAAGACCCCCGAGAAGGAGAGCAACCCCCTCCTGGAGCAGCTGGAAGTCAAATGA
- the fosaa gene encoding protein c-Fos has protein sequence MFPSKEKSDAESASSPCEDTRPHEPGADPLMMDSKQGSRADTEPAGAFVPTVTAISSTPDLQWMVQPTLITSVSPSLGRAKAKTAGAKGKGAARKSKSEQLSPEEEEKKRIRRERNKMAAAKCRNRRRELTDTLQAETDKLEEEKAALQTEIENLLKEKERLEYVLATHNPLCQLPEELDCMFPESPQPLPAPETSTKPSEESPPDAGSLPDLEIPTVPSTAISGNSNILLCSSAEVSLCDLEPSLDIKDELLAAGDDTARSVPDLDLTGSLGITDWETLYKSVANDLEPLSTPVVCTSTPTCSNYLSVFTFSCPDLDSLAEGLDACKGGASKAESSADILNSPTLLAL, from the exons ATGTTCCCGAGCAAAGAGAAGAGTGACGCGGAATCGGCATCCTCTCCCTGCGAGGACACCCGCCCGCACGAGCCCGGCGCTGACCCGCTGATGATGGACAGCAAACAG GGCTCGCGCGCGGACACCGAGCCTGCGGGTGCGTTCGTTCCTACGGTCACGGCGATCTCCAGCACCCCGGACCTGCAGTGGATGGTCCAGCCGACCCTCATCACGTCCGTCTCTCCATCTCTGGGCAGAGCCAAAGCTAAGACAGCTGGGGCCAAGGGAAAAGGCGCAGCCAGGAAGAGCAAGAGCGAGCAG CTTTCACCGGAGGAAGAGGAGAAGAAGAGGATCAGGAGAGAGAGGAATAAGATGGCTGCAGCAAAGTGTCGCAACAGACGGAGAGAACTTACAGACACCCTTCAGGCA GAAACCGACAAGCTAGAAGAGGAAAAAGCGGCTCTCCAGACTGAAATTGAGAATCTCCTGAAGGAGAAGGAGAGGCTGGAGTATGTTCTTGCCACTCATAATCCTCTCTGCCAGCTCCCTGAAGAGCTCGACTGCATGTTTCCAGAGTCTCCTCAGCCGCTTCCAGCTCCAGAAACCTCCACCAAACCCTCAGAGGAAAGTCCACCAGACGCCGGCTCTCTCCCGGACCTGGAGATCCCGACGGTCCCGTCCACCGCTATTTCCGGCAACTCCAACATTTTGTTGTGCTCCAGTGCGGAGGTCAGTTTGTGCGACCTGGAGCCTTCGCTGGATATCAAGGACGAGCTCCTCGCCGCCGGCGATGACACGGCCCGCTCCGTCCCCGACTTAGACCTGACCGGCTCGCTGGGCATCACGGACTGGGAGACCCTTTACAAGTCTGTGGCCAATGACCTCGAACCTTTAAGCACCCCGGTGGTGTGCACGTCCACGCCCACCTGCAGCAACTACCTGTCTGTCTTCACCTTCTCCTGCCCAGACCTGGACTCTCTGGCCGAGGGACTGGATGCTTGCAAAGGTGGAGCGAGCAAAGCCGAATCAAGCGCCGATATCCTCAACTCTCCAACTCTACTGGCCTTATAA